A single Schistosoma mansoni, WGS project CABG00000000 data, supercontig 0206, strain Puerto Rico, whole genome shotgun sequence DNA region contains:
- a CDS encoding XP_018647177.1 has product MVQVRIKSTYGTVLRPFITKMSHIRQKQSFSDILFSVVIQMRSTCDEMNTT; this is encoded by the coding sequence ATGGTGCAAGTTCGGATTAAATCAACTTATGGTACTGTTCTAAGACCATTTATTACTAAAATGTCTCATATTAGACAGAAGCAGTCGTTCAGTGATATTTTATTCTCAGTGGTTATTCAAATGAGATCAACCTGTGACGAGATGAATACAACTTAA